A portion of the Gemmatimonadaceae bacterium genome contains these proteins:
- a CDS encoding 2-oxoacid:acceptor oxidoreductase family protein produces MKLWPGRTAVASPERPRFPGIRAAMDGSAAIVAMETAGSEAAGAYPITPSTQMGEGWAAAVADGKRNVNGRRLLFFEPEGEHAAAAVTAGMSMVGLRATNFSSGQGIAYMHESLYAAVGKRLTYVLNVACRAMTKHSLNVHAGHDDYHAIDDTGFFQLFAKDVQQSADFNLIAHRVAELSLNPGICAQDGFLTSHVIESLYLPERDLVREFLGDPADMIDAPTAAQRLVFGAKRRRIPEMFDLDYPAMLGVVQNQESYAQGVAAQRPFYFDHIADLSDQAFAEFAHLTGRSYTRAEGYRLDDAEYAIVGQGSVVSNAEAVCDHLRDVRGLRVGVMNLAMFRPFPADLVSRMLRGKKGVVVLERTDQPLAVDAPLLRELRAAMAQAMENGRVRTAEELPFRKLAALEPAEVPDFYSGCFGLGSRDLQPSDIIAAVENMLPGGAHRRQFYLGIDFIRPGTKLPKLQIWQEKLEAEYPDLEELSLKSAEEVNLLPAGSVSLRIHSVGGWGAITMGKNVASTVFELFGLHIKANPKYGSEKKGQPTTFYATFAPEPIRLNCELRNVDVVLSPDPNVFLHSNPLAGLVKGGAFVIQTDRPPEQFWDRVPVWARQEMHERGVKVYLLDGFKIASGEASDTELRYRMQGAAFMGAFFAVSPLVKEAGLDEAKLFAGIRRQLEKKFARLGASVVEDNIRVMDRGFHEMRALDYSSLPMQGGVEAAIPEMPSLLDVPAARDGFGNPGRFWEQVCFPTRAGQDGIADPFAALSAIPAATGAVRDMTDVRMEVPLFHPDKCTGCSQCWVQCPDSAIPGLVTEIDQLIDVAMGVAANGKSLDRMRQVSKHLVKETRRLLTTNGMGKFTDVFSAAFDNVVPKLGWDDARRAELAGEFSRVKDVLADFPVAKTAPFFDNPESKQPGTGALLSITVNPEACKGCNLCVAVCPDGALESVRQDAAIVETLRNNWKIWEKLPDTPERFAHVTNIDEGVGILSSLLLSKDAYRSMVGGDGACMGCGEKTAVHLIISAIHSLMLPRVAAYLARLDDMISQLDTKARAILASDADLERASSTSASEIAVPLAPAKRAELERITQTIHALRDLRWRYTEGPGGKGRAQLGMANSTGCSSVWGSTYPYNPYPFPWVNHLFQDSPSIAIGLFEGQMRKMSDQFVEVRRAELLLADNYDVARDEDELAKLDWKSFSDEEFGMCPPIVAMGGDGAMLDIGFQNLSRLLASGKPIRVIVLDTQVYSNTGGQACTSGYTGQVSDMAAYGEAQHGKTEVRKEMALMAIAHRGVFVHQSSQASASHLISGVLRGLNKRRPAIFNIYTPCPVEHGLADDWSTRAARLALESRAFPFLTYDPDAGPLVSDALTLDGNPALDELWPMYALEYVDGEGGNQRMDLPLTIADWAATEGRFKRHFHAVPADKWNDDMIPFHSFLELSLSDREGKTPFIYTLAADKRLNRLEVSREIVMLAEERLQFWGQLRELAGLEPSATVRDRLVSQVQAEYEQRLEQLRADYEGKMAELRATYPVAIARRMAEALLKGPKAASGMEDLLSRVTVAPVAERPVPVAAAKPVEAVAVAASTATATAVPPEAEVGLSMDPYIESERCTTCNECTNLNGKMFVYNAEKQAIIRDPRAGTFQQLVVAAERCPVGIIHPGTPLNPKEKDLEKWIKRAAPFS; encoded by the coding sequence ATGAAGCTCTGGCCGGGCAGAACCGCGGTTGCATCACCCGAGCGTCCCCGCTTCCCTGGAATCAGGGCGGCGATGGACGGAAGCGCCGCGATCGTGGCGATGGAAACCGCGGGCAGCGAAGCAGCAGGCGCGTATCCGATAACGCCGTCCACGCAGATGGGTGAGGGATGGGCCGCGGCGGTCGCGGATGGAAAGCGGAACGTCAACGGTCGGCGTCTTCTCTTCTTCGAGCCCGAAGGCGAACACGCAGCGGCCGCTGTCACGGCGGGCATGAGCATGGTGGGTCTCCGCGCGACGAACTTCTCAAGCGGCCAGGGCATCGCGTACATGCACGAGTCGCTTTACGCGGCGGTCGGCAAGCGGCTCACCTACGTGCTCAACGTCGCATGCCGTGCGATGACGAAGCACTCGCTCAACGTTCACGCTGGTCACGATGATTATCACGCGATCGACGATACTGGCTTCTTCCAGCTCTTTGCGAAGGATGTCCAGCAGAGCGCCGATTTCAATCTCATCGCGCACCGCGTCGCCGAGCTCTCGCTGAATCCCGGGATCTGCGCGCAGGATGGCTTCCTCACGAGTCACGTCATCGAGTCGCTGTATCTTCCCGAGCGGGACCTCGTTCGTGAGTTCCTCGGCGATCCAGCCGACATGATTGACGCGCCGACTGCCGCGCAGCGACTCGTCTTCGGAGCAAAGCGACGCCGGATTCCTGAGATGTTCGACCTGGATTATCCGGCGATGCTCGGTGTGGTGCAGAATCAGGAGAGCTACGCGCAGGGCGTCGCAGCGCAGCGGCCGTTCTACTTCGATCACATCGCCGATCTGTCGGATCAGGCATTCGCCGAGTTTGCCCATCTCACCGGGCGCAGCTATACACGCGCCGAAGGGTATCGTCTCGATGACGCGGAGTACGCGATCGTCGGGCAGGGATCCGTTGTGAGCAACGCCGAAGCGGTGTGTGATCATCTAAGGGACGTGCGCGGACTGCGCGTCGGCGTGATGAACCTCGCCATGTTCCGGCCGTTTCCTGCCGACCTCGTCTCGCGAATGCTGCGCGGAAAGAAAGGCGTGGTGGTACTCGAGAGGACGGATCAGCCGCTCGCGGTGGATGCGCCGCTTCTGCGCGAGCTGCGCGCCGCGATGGCGCAGGCGATGGAGAACGGACGCGTTCGCACGGCGGAGGAGCTGCCGTTCCGTAAGCTCGCCGCGCTCGAGCCCGCCGAGGTTCCGGATTTCTATTCCGGATGCTTTGGCCTGGGAAGCCGGGATCTGCAGCCTTCGGACATCATTGCCGCGGTCGAGAACATGCTGCCCGGCGGCGCGCATCGCCGACAGTTCTACCTTGGCATCGATTTCATCCGACCGGGAACGAAGCTTCCGAAGCTCCAGATATGGCAGGAGAAGCTCGAGGCTGAGTATCCGGACCTCGAGGAGCTGTCGCTCAAGAGCGCAGAAGAAGTCAACCTTCTTCCCGCCGGCTCGGTATCGCTCCGCATTCACTCCGTCGGCGGATGGGGCGCGATCACCATGGGCAAGAACGTCGCGTCCACGGTGTTCGAGCTGTTCGGGCTTCACATCAAGGCGAACCCCAAATACGGCTCGGAGAAGAAAGGCCAGCCCACGACGTTCTATGCCACGTTCGCTCCTGAGCCGATTCGACTCAACTGCGAGCTGCGCAACGTGGACGTGGTGCTCTCTCCCGATCCGAACGTGTTCCTGCACTCCAATCCGCTCGCGGGACTCGTCAAGGGCGGAGCGTTCGTCATCCAGACTGACCGGCCCCCGGAGCAGTTCTGGGATCGCGTGCCGGTATGGGCGCGACAGGAAATGCACGAGAGGGGCGTCAAGGTCTACCTGCTCGACGGATTCAAAATCGCGAGCGGGGAAGCGTCCGACACCGAGCTTCGCTACCGCATGCAGGGCGCGGCATTCATGGGTGCGTTCTTCGCGGTGTCACCGCTCGTGAAGGAAGCGGGACTCGACGAGGCGAAGCTGTTTGCGGGAATTCGCCGGCAGCTCGAGAAGAAGTTTGCGCGGCTTGGCGCCAGCGTCGTCGAGGACAACATCCGCGTGATGGACCGCGGCTTCCACGAGATGCGAGCGCTCGACTACTCGTCCCTCCCAATGCAGGGTGGCGTAGAGGCAGCGATCCCCGAAATGCCATCGCTTCTCGACGTGCCTGCGGCGCGTGATGGGTTCGGAAATCCGGGCAGGTTCTGGGAACAGGTATGCTTCCCCACCAGAGCGGGGCAAGACGGGATCGCCGATCCGTTCGCCGCGCTGAGCGCGATACCCGCCGCAACCGGCGCGGTGCGCGACATGACTGACGTCCGCATGGAAGTCCCGCTCTTCCATCCGGACAAGTGCACCGGATGCAGCCAGTGCTGGGTGCAATGTCCCGACTCGGCGATACCGGGACTCGTCACCGAGATCGACCAGCTCATAGACGTCGCGATGGGAGTGGCGGCAAACGGTAAATCCCTCGACCGCATGCGTCAGGTCTCGAAGCATCTCGTGAAGGAGACGAGGCGGCTCCTCACGACCAATGGAATGGGAAAGTTCACCGACGTTTTCTCGGCTGCTTTCGACAATGTCGTGCCGAAGCTCGGGTGGGACGATGCGCGCCGCGCGGAGCTCGCCGGCGAGTTCTCGCGAGTGAAGGATGTGCTCGCCGATTTCCCTGTCGCGAAGACGGCTCCCTTCTTCGATAATCCCGAGTCGAAGCAGCCGGGAACGGGCGCGCTTCTCTCGATAACGGTCAATCCGGAAGCATGCAAAGGCTGCAACCTGTGCGTTGCGGTATGTCCGGACGGCGCGCTGGAAAGCGTGCGGCAGGATGCCGCGATAGTCGAAACGCTGCGCAACAACTGGAAGATCTGGGAGAAACTCCCCGATACTCCGGAGCGGTTCGCGCACGTCACGAACATCGACGAGGGTGTCGGCATTCTCTCCTCGTTGCTGCTCAGTAAGGACGCGTACCGCTCGATGGTCGGAGGGGATGGAGCATGCATGGGATGCGGCGAGAAGACCGCCGTGCATCTCATCATTTCGGCGATTCACTCGCTGATGCTTCCGCGGGTCGCAGCTTACCTGGCGCGGCTCGATGACATGATTTCGCAGCTCGACACGAAGGCGCGGGCGATACTCGCGTCGGATGCCGATCTCGAGCGCGCCTCATCCACGTCAGCATCCGAGATCGCGGTGCCTCTCGCTCCCGCCAAGCGCGCGGAGCTCGAGCGCATTACGCAGACGATCCACGCTCTTCGAGATCTCAGGTGGCGCTACACCGAAGGGCCCGGCGGAAAGGGCCGCGCTCAGCTCGGCATGGCGAACAGCACGGGATGCTCGTCGGTATGGGGCAGCACCTATCCGTACAATCCGTATCCATTCCCGTGGGTGAATCACCTCTTCCAGGATTCGCCGTCCATCGCGATCGGCCTGTTCGAGGGGCAGATGCGGAAGATGTCCGACCAGTTCGTCGAGGTACGGCGCGCTGAGCTCCTGCTCGCGGACAATTACGACGTCGCGAGGGATGAGGACGAGCTTGCAAAGCTCGACTGGAAATCGTTCAGCGACGAGGAATTCGGGATGTGCCCACCGATCGTGGCGATGGGTGGCGACGGCGCAATGCTGGACATCGGATTCCAGAACCTCTCCCGCCTTCTGGCCTCGGGCAAGCCGATCCGCGTGATCGTTCTCGACACGCAGGTCTACTCCAACACCGGCGGTCAGGCGTGCACCAGCGGCTACACCGGCCAGGTGTCCGACATGGCCGCGTACGGCGAAGCGCAACACGGAAAGACCGAGGTTCGGAAAGAGATGGCGCTGATGGCCATCGCGCACCGTGGAGTGTTCGTGCATCAGTCGTCGCAGGCATCGGCGTCTCACCTCATCAGCGGCGTTCTGCGAGGGCTCAACAAGCGGCGCCCTGCAATCTTCAACATCTACACTCCGTGCCCTGTCGAGCACGGACTTGCCGACGACTGGTCCACACGCGCTGCACGGCTCGCGCTGGAGTCACGCGCGTTCCCGTTCCTCACGTACGATCCCGACGCAGGCCCGCTCGTGTCCGATGCGCTGACGCTCGACGGTAACCCCGCGCTGGACGAGCTCTGGCCGATGTATGCGCTCGAGTACGTTGACGGCGAAGGCGGGAATCAGCGCATGGACCTGCCTCTCACCATTGCCGACTGGGCGGCAACCGAGGGAAGGTTCAAACGGCATTTCCACGCGGTGCCTGCCGACAAATGGAACGACGACATGATTCCGTTCCACAGCTTCCTCGAGTTGTCTCTGTCGGATCGTGAAGGCAAGACACCATTCATCTACACACTCGCAGCGGACAAGCGGCTCAATCGCCTGGAAGTCTCGCGCGAGATCGTGATGCTGGCCGAGGAGCGGCTGCAATTCTGGGGGCAGTTGAGAGAGCTCGCCGGACTGGAGCCTTCGGCTACCGTGCGCGACCGACTCGTCTCGCAGGTCCAGGCGGAGTACGAGCAGCGCCTCGAGCAGCTCCGTGCCGATTACGAGGGGAAGATGGCCGAGCTGCGCGCGACGTATCCTGTTGCGATTGCGCGACGAATGGCGGAAGCCCTGCTCAAGGGACCGAAGGCCGCGTCAGGAATGGAGGATCTTCTCTCTCGCGTGACTGTGGCTCCGGTCGCGGAGCGTCCTGTACCAGTCGCCGCTGCAAAGCCTGTCGAAGCAGTCGCAGTGGCGGCCTCGACGGCAACCGCGACCGCTGTGCCACCTGAAGCGGAAGTCGGCCTCTCGATGGATCCATACATCGAATCCGAGCGATGCACCACCTGCAACGAGTGCACGAACCTCAACGGAAAGATGTTTGTGTACAACGCCGAGAAGCAGGCGATCATCAGGGATCCGCGGGCGGGAACGTTCCAGCAGCTGGTTGTCGCGGCCGAGCGGTGCCCGGTCGGGATCATTCACCCCGGCACGCCGCTGAACCCGAAGGAGAAGGATCTCGAGAAGTGGATCAAGCGCGCGGCGCCTTTCAGCTGA
- a CDS encoding RnfABCDGE type electron transport complex subunit B has product MPDTLLAVLILGGVGLVFAIMIALAHSKLHVWEDPRIDVLAAMLPGVNCGACGLPGCRAFAEQAVAGEIQPAKCNVLNDEGITAIADYLGVSAGEADRRVARLLCAGGTNVTVQRAEYRGLQTCAAASTVSGGGKGCTWGCLGLGDCAVSCEFDALHMNENGLPVVDPVKCTACGDCVDACPKNLFTILPLPQHLLVQCRSLMAGDEILAECSVACTACGKCVLDAPPGLISIASGVAVVDSSSPLSGDESATRRCPTGAIVWLDGPQLTTSQPKESLLQREIA; this is encoded by the coding sequence ATGCCTGATACGCTGCTCGCGGTTCTGATCCTCGGCGGAGTCGGGCTGGTGTTCGCGATCATGATCGCGCTCGCGCACTCGAAGCTGCACGTGTGGGAGGATCCGCGAATAGATGTGCTTGCGGCGATGCTGCCCGGCGTGAACTGCGGAGCCTGTGGTCTTCCCGGCTGCCGGGCATTCGCCGAGCAGGCTGTCGCGGGCGAGATACAGCCGGCCAAGTGCAATGTTCTCAACGATGAGGGCATCACTGCAATTGCCGATTATCTCGGCGTGTCGGCTGGTGAAGCCGACAGGCGTGTCGCGCGGCTCTTGTGCGCCGGCGGCACAAACGTGACGGTGCAGCGTGCCGAATATCGCGGACTGCAGACCTGCGCCGCGGCATCCACGGTGTCCGGCGGCGGAAAGGGCTGCACGTGGGGCTGCCTTGGCCTCGGTGACTGCGCCGTCTCGTGCGAGTTCGACGCTCTCCATATGAACGAGAACGGGCTGCCGGTCGTGGATCCCGTAAAGTGCACCGCATGCGGAGACTGTGTTGATGCATGCCCGAAGAATCTCTTCACGATTCTCCCGCTTCCGCAGCATCTGCTCGTTCAGTGCCGCAGCCTGATGGCCGGCGATGAAATACTCGCCGAGTGCTCGGTTGCGTGCACTGCGTGCGGCAAGTGCGTGCTCGATGCGCCACCGGGATTGATCAGTATTGCGTCGGGTGTGGCGGTAGTGGATTCGTCGAGCCCGCTCTCCGGTGACGAGTCGGCAACGCGACGTTGTCCCACCGGGGCAATCGTCTGGCTCGACGGACCACAGCTTACGACGTCCCAACCGAAGGAGTCACTCCTTCAGAGAGAGATAGCATGA
- a CDS encoding thiamine pyrophosphate-dependent enzyme has translation MTSHCAILPVLDDDDREFELDDYEGVTARWCPGCGDHSVLTAVEKLLVAEQLKPEQTVFVSGIGCSSRFPHYLKTYGFHGLHGRALPVATGVKLHRPDLEVFVVMGDGDCCSIGAGHWIHAIRYNIRMVVMLLDNSIYGLTKKQTSPTTPQGFKTNTQPFGSFLPALNPLTTTLGTTNVSFVAQTAEWVPAHLYATLRAAYRHQGFAFVRILQRCPLFTQGMYDEAVRNPGMIELLVHDDGVVAPELDKIYKNRVAHDPSDLDAARRLAEDGGHIRLGLFYRNEARARYDLLRKPPKVTSSERIALLNAELDHYAV, from the coding sequence ATGACTTCACACTGCGCCATCCTGCCGGTCCTCGACGACGACGATCGCGAGTTCGAGCTCGACGATTACGAAGGAGTCACGGCCCGCTGGTGCCCCGGGTGCGGAGACCATTCGGTACTCACCGCTGTCGAGAAACTTCTCGTCGCAGAGCAGCTCAAGCCGGAGCAAACGGTGTTCGTGTCGGGAATCGGATGCTCGAGCCGATTCCCTCACTATCTTAAGACATACGGCTTTCACGGACTGCACGGACGCGCGCTGCCCGTCGCCACCGGAGTGAAGCTGCATCGTCCCGATCTCGAGGTCTTCGTCGTGATGGGAGACGGCGACTGCTGCTCCATCGGCGCCGGGCACTGGATTCACGCCATTCGCTACAACATCCGCATGGTAGTGATGCTGCTGGACAACAGCATCTACGGCCTCACGAAGAAGCAGACGTCGCCCACCACGCCGCAGGGATTCAAGACCAACACTCAACCGTTCGGGAGTTTCCTCCCGGCCCTGAATCCGCTGACAACGACGCTGGGAACCACGAACGTATCTTTCGTCGCGCAGACGGCTGAGTGGGTTCCCGCGCATCTCTACGCCACACTGCGCGCGGCATATCGGCACCAGGGCTTCGCTTTCGTGCGCATTCTTCAGCGCTGTCCGTTGTTCACGCAGGGGATGTACGACGAAGCGGTGAGAAATCCTGGGATGATCGAGCTCCTGGTTCACGACGACGGCGTCGTCGCTCCCGAGCTCGACAAGATCTACAAGAATCGCGTTGCTCACGATCCCTCGGATCTCGATGCCGCGAGACGGCTCGCCGAAGACGGCGGTCACATCCGGCTCGGCCTCTTCTACAGGAACGAAGCCCGGGCGCGCTACGATCTGCTGCGGAAGCCGCCCAAGGTGACGAGCAGCGAGCGAATCGCACTCCTGAACGCGGAGCTCGACCACTATGCAGTCTGA
- a CDS encoding 2-oxoacid:acceptor oxidoreductase subunit alpha: protein MTAVAVPVESGLRPAPTVLKRPEHTVEIVSDSGEGAQKCGQIFGAVSAKMGNGVWTVEIIPAEIQPPPRTAEGASGNRIRFGTGPVTNWGDETNLVIAFNEQVLLGRHLLGTMAGDAIVLLENSWATNSNPDIRAAWDKALAELSAQSYRIIEVPMEEQCLTIDENPRKGKNMFALGLLAYIYDRSLERIEDQIAYAFRKKSEEVFQRNVALMRLGVEWAAANLDFRIDVPTHPPTEALVVMNGNEALGMGALASGMELCAMYPITPATSVSHYLAEVFTKFGGILHQAEDEIAAVGVAIGASYAGKVAFTITSGPGFALKTEFIGLAVMTETPLVVMNVQRGGPSTGLPTKVEQSDLLAALFAEPGDAPRVVIAPATIEECFHSVITARQIAETFRAVVIILSDANLSTGVQPFPRPQLKKEWLAPELDLAPVKEGQRPYEWDARMGTSTRAIPGQPGGMFTVTGLSHDEGSKVAYDAGVHQHSTAMRSRKLAVLQQTLLRPALYGDQDGDLLVVGWGSTKGAIEEAVDRARAEGIRASSVHLTFLSPLQPGLKEIFSRFRKVMTVEINYSDQRGDPFITEENRRRGQLAMLLRAQTLCDVDCWTRVPGEPLRPGLIHKAIRDAALTPGGDQP, encoded by the coding sequence ATGACCGCCGTCGCCGTGCCTGTTGAATCTGGGCTTCGTCCCGCTCCGACCGTCCTCAAACGGCCGGAGCATACTGTAGAAATAGTCTCCGACTCCGGAGAAGGTGCGCAGAAATGCGGCCAGATCTTCGGCGCCGTTTCCGCCAAGATGGGCAATGGGGTGTGGACGGTGGAGATAATCCCCGCCGAGATCCAGCCCCCGCCCCGGACCGCTGAAGGGGCAAGCGGCAACCGCATCCGATTCGGCACGGGCCCCGTCACCAACTGGGGCGACGAAACCAACCTCGTCATCGCCTTCAACGAACAGGTCCTCCTCGGCCGCCATCTGCTCGGCACGATGGCGGGCGACGCCATTGTTCTGCTCGAGAACTCCTGGGCCACTAACTCGAATCCCGACATCAGGGCCGCCTGGGACAAGGCGCTCGCCGAGCTCTCCGCGCAGTCGTACCGGATAATTGAAGTCCCGATGGAAGAGCAGTGCCTCACCATCGACGAGAATCCGCGGAAAGGAAAGAACATGTTCGCCCTGGGACTGCTGGCGTACATCTACGACCGCAGCCTCGAGCGGATCGAAGACCAGATCGCCTACGCGTTCCGCAAGAAATCCGAAGAGGTCTTCCAGAGAAACGTGGCGCTCATGCGGCTGGGCGTCGAATGGGCCGCCGCGAATCTCGATTTCAGGATTGACGTTCCAACTCATCCGCCGACCGAAGCCCTCGTCGTGATGAACGGCAACGAGGCGCTCGGCATGGGTGCGCTTGCGTCGGGAATGGAGCTTTGCGCGATGTATCCCATCACGCCGGCGACTTCGGTCTCCCACTATCTGGCTGAAGTCTTCACGAAGTTCGGCGGAATCCTGCATCAGGCAGAGGATGAGATCGCCGCCGTCGGTGTCGCGATCGGCGCATCATACGCCGGAAAGGTCGCGTTCACGATCACTTCCGGCCCCGGTTTCGCGCTGAAGACGGAGTTCATCGGATTGGCTGTCATGACCGAGACTCCGCTCGTCGTCATGAACGTGCAGCGCGGCGGGCCGAGCACCGGTCTGCCGACGAAGGTGGAGCAGTCGGATCTCCTCGCCGCGTTGTTCGCCGAGCCAGGCGACGCGCCGCGTGTGGTGATCGCCCCGGCGACGATCGAGGAATGCTTCCACTCCGTGATCACCGCGCGCCAGATCGCTGAAACCTTCCGCGCGGTGGTGATCATTCTCTCGGACGCGAATCTGTCGACGGGAGTTCAACCCTTCCCCCGTCCGCAGCTGAAGAAGGAGTGGCTCGCTCCCGAGCTGGACCTCGCGCCGGTAAAGGAAGGGCAACGTCCCTACGAGTGGGACGCGCGGATGGGCACCTCAACGCGCGCGATACCAGGGCAGCCTGGCGGAATGTTCACCGTGACCGGGCTCTCGCACGACGAGGGGAGTAAAGTCGCGTACGACGCAGGCGTTCATCAGCACTCGACAGCGATGCGAAGCCGCAAGCTCGCGGTCCTTCAACAAACGCTGCTCCGGCCCGCCCTCTATGGCGACCAGGACGGCGACCTTCTCGTCGTCGGCTGGGGCAGCACCAAGGGCGCTATCGAGGAAGCCGTCGACCGGGCACGCGCAGAGGGGATTCGCGCATCATCGGTGCATCTGACTTTCCTGTCGCCGCTGCAGCCGGGACTCAAGGAGATCTTCTCGCGATTCCGGAAGGTGATGACGGTCGAGATCAACTACAGCGACCAGCGCGGTGATCCATTCATCACCGAAGAGAACAGGCGGCGAGGGCAGCTCGCCATGCTTCTCCGCGCGCAGACGCTCTGCGACGTGGACTGCTGGACACGCGTGCCAGGCGAGCCGTTACGCCCGGGACTCATTCACAAGGCGATACGCGACGCGGCGCTCACGCCGGGCGGAGACCAGCCATGA
- a CDS encoding type II toxin-antitoxin system VapB family antitoxin, protein MAFSIKNPETDRLAKELARVTGESLTTAVTIAIRERLDEVGRKPGSPRLVAEIRRIQEYVASLPDRDLRSPEEIIGYNETGLPR, encoded by the coding sequence ATGGCCTTCAGCATCAAGAACCCTGAAACGGATCGTCTCGCCAAGGAGCTCGCGAGAGTCACTGGCGAGAGCCTCACAACCGCGGTCACGATTGCGATAAGAGAGCGCCTGGACGAGGTCGGCCGAAAACCCGGGAGCCCGCGTCTGGTCGCGGAGATCCGTCGAATTCAGGAATACGTCGCATCGCTCCCCGACAGAGACTTGCGGAGTCCTGAAGAGATCATCGGGTACAACGAGACCGGACTGCCCCGCTGA
- a CDS encoding type II toxin-antitoxin system VapC family toxin has product MVIDTSAILALLLGEPEAAAMAKALSEDNMRLVGAPTLVEAAAVMLNRKGNAGEVALDALLQRADITVVEMTPAAADSARDAYARYGKGVGTPPVLNYGDCLAYGVAMALGQPLLFKGSDFASTDVPAVPY; this is encoded by the coding sequence ATGGTGATCGACACGTCGGCGATACTGGCGTTGCTGCTCGGAGAGCCTGAAGCAGCCGCGATGGCAAAAGCGCTGTCGGAGGACAACATGAGACTCGTCGGCGCGCCCACACTCGTCGAAGCCGCTGCCGTGATGCTCAACCGAAAAGGAAATGCCGGAGAAGTGGCGTTGGATGCGCTGCTTCAGCGTGCGGACATCACCGTCGTCGAGATGACACCAGCCGCAGCGGATTCAGCGCGCGATGCCTACGCGCGCTATGGAAAGGGAGTGGGGACGCCTCCGGTTCTCAACTATGGAGACTGCCTCGCCTACGGTGTCGCGATGGCGCTTGGGCAGCCGCTGCTGTTCAAGGGTTCGGATTTCGCGAGCACCGACGTGCCGGCAGTGCCGTATTGA
- a CDS encoding type II secretion system F family protein, translating to MATFTYTARSFAGEMRTATLEAASRDDVIAQLRRQRLNVVKIDEATPKKPKRGNIKMRDIVILTRQFSTMINAGLPLVQAMTILAEQSENKTLSDVMRKVVFDVESGNTVADALGKHPQAFSNLYVNMVAAGEAGGILDTILMRLATFMEKNDALIRKVKGAMIYPGVIMAVAGIAVTVLLMFVIPVFENMFASAGLALPLPTRIVMGASRFLKGYWYIVLGTIGAGVFLFKRYAATSDGRLKIDRLLLKVPVLGDVLRKSAVSRFTRTLGTLVSSGVSILDGLEITAKTAGNRVVQDAIMESRASIAGGDTIAAPLKKSGVFPPMVISMISVGEQTGGLDEMLSKIADFYDEEVDAAVSNLLSLLEPVMIVFLGVVVGGMVVSMYLPIFDMINAVQ from the coding sequence ATGGCGACGTTTACATATACTGCTCGGTCGTTCGCGGGCGAAATGCGGACCGCGACACTCGAGGCGGCGTCACGCGATGACGTGATCGCCCAGCTCAGGCGGCAGCGGCTGAACGTCGTCAAGATTGACGAGGCGACGCCGAAGAAGCCGAAGCGCGGCAACATCAAGATGCGGGACATCGTCATCCTGACGCGCCAGTTCTCGACGATGATCAACGCCGGTCTGCCGCTCGTACAGGCGATGACGATTCTCGCGGAACAAAGCGAGAACAAAACACTCTCGGATGTCATGCGGAAGGTCGTGTTCGACGTGGAGTCGGGAAACACCGTGGCGGATGCGCTCGGCAAGCACCCGCAGGCGTTCAGCAACCTGTACGTGAACATGGTCGCGGCTGGTGAGGCGGGCGGTATTCTCGACACCATTCTGATGCGTCTCGCGACGTTCATGGAAAAAAACGACGCGCTGATCCGGAAGGTGAAGGGCGCGATGATCTATCCGGGCGTCATCATGGCCGTGGCGGGAATCGCCGTGACCGTGCTGCTCATGTTCGTGATTCCGGTGTTCGAGAACATGTTCGCTTCCGCCGGCCTGGCGCTGCCGCTGCCGACGCGAATCGTGATGGGTGCGTCGAGGTTCCTGAAGGGCTACTGGTACATCGTGCTTGGCACGATCGGCGCCGGCGTGTTCCTGTTCAAGAGGTATGCCGCCACCTCGGACGGTCGGCTCAAGATTGACCGGCTCCTGCTGAAGGTTCCCGTGCTCGGCGACGTACTGCGCAAGTCCGCCGTGTCCCGATTCACGCGTACACTTGGAACACTGGTGAGCTCGGGCGTGAGCATTCTCGACGGCCTCGAGATTACGGCGAAGACCGCCGGCAACCGCGTGGTGCAGGATGCGATCATGGAATCGCGCGCATCCATTGCCGGTGGTGACACCATCGCCGCGCCGCTCAAGAAGTCGGGCGTGTTCCCGCCGATGGTGATCTCGATGATCTCTGTCGGAGAGCAGACCGGTGGACTCGATGAGATGCTTTCGAAGATCGCCGATTTCTATGACGAAGAGGTGGATGCAGCGGTGAGCAACCTCTTGTCGCTGCTCGAGCCGGTGATGATCGTGTTCCTCGGCGTTGTGGTCGGCGGAATGGTGGTGTCCATGTACCTGCCGATCTTCGACATGATCAACGCGGTGCAGTAG